Proteins found in one Arthrobacter pascens genomic segment:
- a CDS encoding carbohydrate ABC transporter permease, whose amino-acid sequence MTTATQTSARARRRAALGSVSLARRRARTPADAALVLIGACFVLPLLWLALASLDAGAGHQTRLPGEVSLDNFAAIMTPGLLFQPLWNSLLLSAGTAAVNLVAAVLAAYPLSRYQSRFNRPFMYTILFGTCLPITAIMVPVYGLFVQLHLLDSMPGTIFFMATTTLPMAIWMTKNFMDAVPVSLEEAAWVDGASGMAALRTIVLPLMRQGLGVVFIFVFIQAWGNFFVPFVLLLSEAGQPAAVSIFSFFGQHGAVAYGQLAAFSILFSVPVLVLYVIVAKGAGSSFALSGAVKG is encoded by the coding sequence ATGACGACGGCGACACAGACTTCCGCACGGGCCCGGCGGCGGGCCGCGCTGGGGTCGGTATCCCTGGCCCGGCGGCGGGCCCGGACGCCGGCCGACGCTGCCCTGGTGCTCATCGGCGCGTGCTTTGTCCTGCCGCTGTTGTGGCTGGCCCTGGCCTCCCTTGATGCGGGGGCGGGGCACCAGACCCGGCTTCCCGGCGAGGTGTCGCTGGACAACTTTGCCGCGATCATGACCCCGGGGCTGCTGTTCCAGCCGCTCTGGAACAGCCTGTTGCTTTCTGCGGGGACAGCGGCCGTCAACCTCGTCGCGGCGGTCCTGGCCGCCTACCCGCTGTCCCGCTACCAGTCCAGGTTCAACCGGCCGTTTATGTACACGATCCTGTTCGGGACCTGCCTTCCCATCACGGCCATCATGGTGCCGGTGTACGGGCTCTTCGTGCAGCTGCACCTGCTGGACTCCATGCCCGGGACGATCTTCTTCATGGCCACCACCACGCTGCCCATGGCTATCTGGATGACCAAGAACTTCATGGACGCGGTTCCGGTGTCCCTTGAGGAGGCCGCCTGGGTGGACGGCGCCTCCGGGATGGCCGCATTGCGCACCATTGTCCTGCCCCTCATGCGACAGGGGCTGGGCGTGGTGTTCATCTTTGTGTTCATCCAGGCCTGGGGAAACTTCTTTGTCCCGTTTGTGCTGCTCCTGTCCGAGGCAGGGCAGCCCGCAGCTGTGTCCATCTTCAGCTTCTTCGGACAGCACGGGGCCGTGGCTTACGGCCAGCTGGCCGCGTTCTCCATCCTGTTTTCAGTGCCTGTGCTGGTCCTCTACGTCATCGTGGCAAAGGGCGCCGGAAGCTCGTTCGCGCTGTCCGGTGCCGTCAAAGGGTGA
- a CDS encoding carbohydrate ABC transporter permease, producing the protein MAVPRTTRWVRLLPVLPAVVLLLVFLAGPVLWAFHASLTNAALTGRNARSPGWVGLDNYARLLTDPVLPLSLALTVLFVGGSAILGQNMLGLLIAVLMRRARRSVSAVVGTAVVAAWVLPEIVAAFAAYAYFSRDGTLNQLLGGLGLGQPDWLYSFPMVAIMLANVWRGTAFSMLVYRAALDDVPGEVTEAALMDGASGWQRLAFITLPMIRGSIATNLMLITLQTLAVFTLIWVMTAGGPSNASTTLPVLAYQEAFKFGDIGYGTAVASVLILIGMVFGAAYIRLLREAKP; encoded by the coding sequence GTGGCCGTTCCCCGCACCACGCGATGGGTCCGCCTCCTGCCGGTGCTTCCCGCCGTCGTCCTGCTGCTGGTGTTCCTGGCCGGACCCGTCCTCTGGGCGTTCCACGCGTCCCTGACCAACGCTGCGTTGACCGGCCGCAACGCCCGCAGCCCGGGCTGGGTGGGGCTGGACAACTACGCGAGGCTGCTGACGGACCCAGTCCTGCCGCTGTCCCTTGCCCTCACTGTCCTGTTTGTGGGCGGCTCCGCCATCCTGGGCCAGAACATGCTGGGGCTGCTGATTGCAGTATTGATGCGGCGTGCCCGGCGGTCCGTCTCCGCCGTCGTCGGGACTGCCGTGGTGGCGGCGTGGGTGCTCCCCGAGATTGTGGCCGCCTTCGCTGCCTACGCCTACTTCAGCCGTGACGGGACACTGAACCAGCTGCTGGGCGGGCTGGGACTGGGACAGCCTGACTGGCTGTATTCGTTCCCGATGGTGGCCATCATGCTCGCCAATGTCTGGCGGGGCACGGCGTTTTCCATGCTGGTGTACCGCGCGGCACTGGACGATGTCCCCGGTGAGGTCACAGAGGCTGCGCTGATGGACGGCGCCAGCGGCTGGCAGCGCCTGGCCTTCATCACCCTCCCCATGATCCGCGGCAGCATCGCCACCAACCTCATGCTCATCACCCTGCAGACGCTGGCGGTTTTCACCCTCATCTGGGTGATGACCGCCGGCGGTCCGTCCAACGCCAGCACCACCTTGCCGGTACTGGCGTACCAGGAGGCCTTCAAATTCGGTGACATCGGCTACGGCACGGCCGTGGCCTCCGTCCTGATCCTCATCGGCATGGTGTTCGGCGCGGCCTACATCCGGCTGCTCCGGGAAGCCAAACCATGA